From the genome of Nicotiana sylvestris chromosome 1, ASM39365v2, whole genome shotgun sequence:
TATCTGCAGAATTTAATTAGTTCTAAAATCAGTATCCCTTTTTTAAAATCAGTATATTCCACCTAGGTAAGTAGTAGGTAATTGTTTAACTGTGTTAGTTTTAATAAATTGCAACCAGacaaggcctaattcggactcctcatctgagaaatatgtgatgaagcagcatgccctaacgctttaaatttaattcagactataactaatatttgaagtcatgctaaataatttgctcctttaagtgaggaggcctgtttgagcccttaaGCTGCCATTTGTTTCCCCCTACTTGcttatgtattttgtttgtcgcattagaattttgtccttttaaaactctgaaaagccccaacctccctctctttaggactagtagtcccaaatgcctccgggactgataggatcgggatgggtaatagcatgcaataagtaacgacactatTCCGCATTTAATGCCTTAATGGGGTGGAAAATGGTAGACatggacatgatgaccggtgcactaattccacgtgcgacccctcttctgaggagtgattgtcgggtattgcattgatgtgatccatattgtttgtaaacttaggaccccttcccctttacttgttatccctttttaactgtccagactatttgcttaatatttctgttttctttatctttcttcaaactttcaattcacttgcaacattatgtgtaaatccccttctatttgagacctttatttacttacttgttagttaaaatcacaattgtaacatggccgggaaccacactagtggatcttggggggtgcctaacaccttcctctcgagataatttctagcccttaccctaactctggttttccaactcgaactcttctttagtgtcctaatgcactttaatcattaggtggcgactcttcaacccaaaaaatccaattcccaagagggaacgagttgtcctcccaaatgtcatgaacccgatttcgcttttagaaaaaaggggcgcgacaattGTTCCTTATGTTTTCACACGCACGTCCCGCTCACCGCTAATAGCCAGAGTCCCTAACATGAAATACGCACGAAACACCACGAATAGAAACAAAGGAGGGGTtgtcaccgctaccactggtgaGTCCCCACCCGTAGCAAAGGAGCACAAGAAGATTGTAATAAAACCTTaaattgattttgatttttttattatattaaataataaataaataaatctgtCAAAAGAAGAACCCTAAACAAAACATAATAAAGTCAGAAAAATAACTCAGCACAACGTATATAACAAATACAAGAATAAGCTTGAGATTACGCGAGAACCCCTGAGTTTTTCATCCACATTTAGATTAGACCGTCAAGCCTATAAGTTGCTTAAGTAGGTTTCATTAAGACTGCTTTATTGCAATAGTGTGAGGCATCCAAAATTATAGCCTCGTGGCTAAAACGGTTCAaaacgagaagttttattttgtgtctcatacaacttacactagttgtatgaggcttCTTTTTGTCTCATCAATTTGTGGACCCCAATTttacacttctgggtccacaGAAATCTAGGTCCACAAAGCCGTGAGACAAAAAAGTTaactcatacaactagtgtcagttgtatgagacacaaaataaaattttccgttcAAAACTGGTGCCCCAATCTAGGTTGTTCCAAATGACACTGGCGACAGATAGGTCCTGAATTCGAGTCACGTTGGAGGGAAAGTGTGGAAAcactataacaacaacaacattctagtataatcccacttagtagggtttggggagggtagtgtatacgcaaaccttacccctactctggggtagagagactgtttccaaatagacccccgacatccttccctccaagaacttcccaccttgctcttggggagactcgaactcacaacctcttggttggaagtggaggttgcttaccatcagagcaaccctctTGTCTGGAAACACTATAAATCCTCCTAAATTTGCGAGGGAAAAAAATGACACTAGCTAGTAGCTAGAGGTATGGTTCAAAATGACATTGACTTGTAGTTGGCGAAAGGTTAAAAAGATTGAGTTTGAAAACTCAATTTTTACAAACTCCATACAAATAACAGCTTATAGAATCAGTCACACATCTCTTGAAACCTACACAATTGAGGCTCTCAAATAGTTGGAGTCGTATTCCTTTGTATTTTGGAGCATTACACCAAAGAGACAAATGCCACTTGTTTTTCACTTTCTAAACAGCTCTATATAGAGTCTGCTCCACATAATGCGACTTTTCGTATGTAGTGAAAGAACTTTACACAATATTGCCGCCTACTTCGTGTGGCCTGCAATGAAGTCCAACTACCTTGTAGGGGCTGTCGATAATTTTTGTGGCATAAAGACAAATTTCATAAGGGgccttaatttttattttttttattatttatttgcaaTCTATTTTTGTTagcttttctttttatttttgcacaAACTCGAAGCATTTAGAACTAGTAAAGTTTATTTAGGTTCCATTCAAAAGACAAATTGTTAATCACAAAAAATGTAGTGTTTATTGTTTGAAAGgtttgtttacccttaaaatggataacaattgaatttatatacggttttaaagatacgtggaTTAATTTAACACAAATAAGTAAGAGCATGAAGTAAATGAGTTAAAGATACTATGAATAATCAAACCAATCGTGACGTTATGACCTAACTTGAACCTGGATTGGGCGATAGTTTCTGCTCTCGGTTAAGTCTAAGACCAATCGAaaacaaagaacaaaaataaagtaGAGACTTTTCAATAGTTAGAAAGCAGAGAAATAATTTTATCTTGCCTTGGTATGTGTGTTACCATGTCCATTGAATGAAAAaacttcccctttatatagtaggagaatttCATCCATAGTACAActctaaaataaaaaattcttcTTTCTCGTCAATTAATGATATACTACCGACACTGGGCAAGATTCGTGTCGTGATATCTGGTTGGGTGCGGATATCACGGCCTTCTGTTAGTCGTGTGCAACCGCGCATTTGTAATGCTTTTCGAGATTTTGGAGCTCGTTTTGGGTTCGGAGAGTGTTGTCTTATTAGGTTCAGTGACGAACACTCCGTTCGGGCCTTAGTACGAGAAGTCCCCGACTTTGATTACATATTTTTGCTTTGTTTGACCCACCGAAAAATTGAAATATATGTTACCCCGATTTCACCCGTGTACAAGGTGAACTCAGAAGTAATACGTCTACTAATTTACCAAATGGAACAACAAATGAAGAGCTTGGTTAAGAGGAGTGAGGTCGGATTAGTGGTAAACACCTCTACCACCGACTAACTGGTTGATGGTTCAAAGAAAATTATGAGAAATAAATTATTGTGAAAATTCTTAGAAGTGCACTTTCTTGCAAATACTATTGAAAAAAAGTATACCTAATTATTAGGGTACATAAACAACATATCTAATGTCCACCATTAAGCACTTTCCATAGCACGCCAAAATCATGTGGTTGTATTTCCTCAAACCGAAAAACGCACAAGgtctattaattttttttaatggtTTTTCGCTTAGTTTGTGGTACCCGCTTGAGACCCTGATTAATGCGCAGTCAAAATCTTTATTAGAATCCTTTTTATTCTCATGACTTAAACCCGAGACTTCTAATTAAGTATGGAGGATCATACATTTTATTATCACTTTTGGTTGTAAGGTCCATTCCCTTAGCATTAAGGTACAACTGCTATGTTAGTAACGGATCCAACTCCCCTCCATTTCCTATTTTCTCCATTTTGCAAAGTTCCTATTTAGATTGGAGATACTTTATTTAATTGAATAAATTAAAGCTCTACCCACAGTTAAAATATTTAATTCCTTCCCATATTCATTCTCAAATAATATCTTTTGCAATCCCATAATTATAGCTAGACATTTATTATCTAGGATTCCTTCTCTCTTTCTTGTAATAATTTTTGTCTTCtgtgaattattttttttttcaattctacaaaatcttccattctcattaaaatttaaaaaaaaaattaaatgtaaGTTCCGATGTTAACGAGCTATGTGGGTTTCCTAAAATCTTGGTGCATTTTGATTGCGTGAAGAACATGTTTGGCTCCTGAATGAAAATCttgatcaaaagaaaaaaaagttgtgATGCTTTGCGGTTTACTTCTTTGGCAATGGTGATGCTTTTACACGGCTAAAGTTGAAGAAAGTTTGAACTAAAATTGGTGCAAGATTGGAGCTTACTTCTTTTATTTGTATCGTTCTTTAATTATTATCAAAGTTGGAACTTACTTCTAATACTTCTTATTTTTAATAAGAATGGAAGCTTTTatagattgaaaaaaaaaattaactcacAGAAAGAAAATCGCTACAAGAAAGAGAGAAGGAATCTTAGATAATGTTAGCTATAATTGAGGGATTGCAAAAGATATTATTTGGAAATGAATAAAGGAAGaaattaaatattttaactaTGGTTAGGGCGTTATTTTATTCAATTAAATCTCATCCATTGATTTTTAACCATGCTAAGTGTCTCCAATCCAAATAGGAACTTGGAGAAATGGAGAAAATAGGAAATGGAGGGGAGTTAGAATCCGTTAGTAACATATTATTTTCCTTATTCAGTGTTCAAAAGAGATTTACGTATTGAGTTTTCAGAAGAAAGAAAAGACACTAAAACAAAGGCTTCAATACAACTTTGTAATTTTTGACAAAGCAGAGTAAGAAATCAAATGTCTTTCTGCTCTAGGTGGTCTATTGGGACGAAATTTCGGAATTTTACAAGGTATCACATTATAAGTCTTCTGTAATGGACACAATTTAATTTGCCCCCGAAATATTAAACACTCTACTATTGATCTCTGATTAGGAAGACCTAAAATGCAATTTTTCTCAACATTAAGAATTCCCTTCTTGATCAACTCCCTACATAATGGCCCAACTTTTGTAAAATAATTATATGACAAAGTAAAATTCACTAAATTTGTTAGTGAACAGACCACTTCAGGAACCTGTCCATAGAGCAAATTTCCAGCAAAATTCAATTGCTCCACACTTTCTAAACACCCAAAAGAACATGGCAATGGACCAGTTAACATGTTATATCCAACGTCAATCACAATTGCTTTTTTTAGAAGTCCTAATTCATAGGGAATGCAACCAGTAAGCAAGTTGTTCAAGAACAGAATTTCCAACAAATTTGGAGCCTGTCCAATGCTACGTGGAATTGGACCAATGAATTTGTTGTTGGCTAACGTTAAATATAGAGCAGTGGTTGATCCAAGGTTGTCAGGAAGTTTTTGTATGAAGTTATTGTTGTTAAGAAAAAATGCATCAAGATTCTGTGTGAAAATCTGAGGTGGGATTATTCCAGTGAAGAGATTATAACGAATATCTAAGAAAGTTAGAGTCTTGATATTGAGAACTGACAAAGGGAATGTACCGATGAATTTGTTGTTACTAAGATCAAGCTCATAGAGATATGGAAGTTGAGTAATTTTTGAAGAAATTATGCCCGAGAAATTGTTGCTATTTGCATGGAATATGGCTAAATCAGGGAGTTGATCGATAAATCCATCTAATGTGGGAGCAGTGAGTTGAAATCCATTGAAATCTATAGAAGCAAGAGAAATTGCTGAGGTATTATAAGGTGGATTATCACAGTAAAATCCTTTGTAATTGCAGATATTAGGGCCTGTCCAAGATTGAGTGACACCTAAAGGATCAAGAGTGATTGTGttcttgaaattttgaattattgGGAATATTAAAGCAAGTCTTTGGTCTAAGAAGGTTAAATTTGGTGCTGGTAAAGGTGGTAGTAATTGGCTAGTGCAATTTCtcaaaactgaaaaaaatatgaAGAAATAAAGAATCATCATGGAACTGGAAAATATTGAAAAATTCATGAAGAATGTGATGAGAAGAAATTGTTGATGGTCATTTTCTTTTATAGCATAAAGATTCATAATATCCTTTTGGTAGGTGAAGTCTTGAAAAGATAGAGGCTCATAATTTCACATTGTAGTGGGAATTTGGAAGCTTTGAATTGAGAGTTCCATTTAGCAGAGATTGGATTGTGTGTATTTCATTTGATATATAAAAAAATAGTTAGAACTTTATTGGAAAATGGAAAGTAAAGAAGAGATTCAGAAAGTTCATGTGAATGCTGGCTAAATAGGGTCTAAAAATGTTCAAAGTGGCGCACCGCTCTGGCCATAAACCTAAAGCAATCATGTTTAGGTGGATGAATGTGGAATTTCGTTGAAAAATAAGTGTGGAGTCAAATGTCAcgcttttataaccacataaatactcttttgttatgaaatataactcaaagtagCAATATGAAGCAAGGAAATAAaaacaatttagtaaaacatgaacaagaaatggagatagagagaaagaaattttttttcttctttaattgtgtgtattttcctatatattacaaggcctttatataggcatgaaaagtgaaaaaatatgtcatggaatatgtcattgaatacgGAAAATATGTTATTGAATATGTCAATAAGCATTTAAcatgaagatcatggaggaagagtagacatccaccataatatgatatttatcataacaacCCCCCTTGGATGgccataaataatgtgcctcgttaaaaccttattaggaaaaaaccctatgggaaaaaaaattctaatgaaggaaaagagtacacatatacgcattttggttgcctcgttaaaaaccttgcaaggaaaacccggtgggacaaaaccttgtaaggaaaaaagagtacaccgtgtattaactccccctgatgagagcatcagttCACATCCTTcagccttcgcatcccaatcttgtacaccagTTTCTTGAAGGGTGACGTcagtagagatttggtgaacaaatcaaccatattatcacttgaacgaatctgttgcacattgatatcaccattcttttgaagatcatgtgtgaaaaataactttggtaaaATGTGCTTTGtcttatctccttttatgaatcatcccttcaattgggctatgcatgctgcattgtcttcatacaaaattataGGTTGTTTGTCACACTTCAAACTACATTTGTCTCggataagatatattatagacctcaaccaaatacattctcgacttgcttcatgaatagaaattatctcagcatgattagaagaagtagccacgattgattgctttgtcgatcgccaagatatgacagtgcctccacatgtaaacacataacatgtttgagatcaagccttgagTGTATCAGATAAATACTCTACATCGgtataaccaacaagatcgggattgcagtcattgccataaaataagcccatattggtagtcccttttagataacacaatatgtgtttgatttcactccaatgtctccttgtaggagcagagctatatcttgttaagacattaactgaaaatgtTATGTCACGCCttttagtgttagcaagatacattagtgcatcaattgcactaagatatggtacttcaggaccaacaagttcttcattattttcatgaggtcggaatggatctttatttatatcgagtgatctcacaaccatcggggtactaaaTGGATGTGCGCTTTAATATGCTGATTGATTGATaaaaatt
Proteins encoded in this window:
- the LOC104232527 gene encoding uncharacterized protein At4g06744-like; the protein is MNLYAIKENDHQQFLLITFFMNFSIFSSSMMILYFFIFFSVLRNCTSQLLPPLPAPNLTFLDQRLALIFPIIQNFKNTITLDPLGVTQSWTGPNICNYKGFYCDNPPYNTSAISLASIDFNGFQLTAPTLDGFIDQLPDLAIFHANSNNFSGIISSKITQLPYLYELDLSNNKFIGTFPLSVLNIKTLTFLDIRYNLFTGIIPPQIFTQNLDAFFLNNNNFIQKLPDNLGSTTALYLTLANNKFIGPIPRSIGQAPNLLEILFLNNLLTGCIPYELGLLKKAIVIDVGYNMLTGPLPCSFGCLESVEQLNFAGNLLYGQVPEVVCSLTNLVNFTLSYNYFTKVGPLCRELIKKGILNVEKNCILGLPNQRSIVECLIFRGQIKLCPLQKTYNVIPCKIPKFRPNRPPRAERHLISYSALSKITKLY